A window of Gadus chalcogrammus isolate NIFS_2021 chromosome 16, NIFS_Gcha_1.0, whole genome shotgun sequence contains these coding sequences:
- the LOC130405936 gene encoding cytochrome P450 2C15-like: MDVSTTLGLAGLVLTLLWWLTAKYRSNVNLPPGPRGLPLLGNLLQLDKLAPFTTLLKLSASYGPVMTLHLANQRLVVLVGYDVIKEALVENPDDFTSRGPIPLLVRATRGYGLAISNGERWKQLRRFTLSTLRDFGMGRKGMEDWIKEESRHLVDRITSTKASPFDPTFLMSCTVSNVICCLVFGERFSYDNEHFLSLLKIISQTLKHFSSPVGQLYNVFPWLPDRLSRRHRAAFNDIEKLRKFIMEKILEHQDTMNPSSPRDYIDCFLTRLKQEKDNPTSEFTLENLESTVLNLYLAGTETTSTTIRFALSVLIKYPDIQEHMQQEIASVIGSERCPNMEDKKSLPFTDAVTHEVQRLLDIVPMNLPHYAEHDISFRGYDIPKGTMIIPMLHSVLREEKHWETPWSFNPQHFLDPDGNFKKNPAFLPFSAGKRSCVGESLARMEIFLFMVSLVQRFTFSCPSGPEHIDLSPEHSSFASLPRTYHIVATPRQN; the protein is encoded by the exons ATGGATGTCTCCACCACATTAGGGTTAGCGGGGTTGGTTTTAACTTTGCTCTGGTGGTTGACAGCTAAGTATAGAAGTAATGTCAATTTACCCCCAGGTCCCCGTGGACTCCCACTACTGGGGAACCTTCTACAGCTGGACAAACTCGCACCTTTCACAACGCTGCTCAAG CTCAGTGCCAGCTACGGCCCGGTGATGACCCTACATTTGGCTAACCAGCGGTTGGTGGTTCTTGTCGGGTACGATGTGATAAAGGAGGCCCTGGTGGAGAATCCAGATGATTTCACCTCTAGGGGACCTATTCCTCTCCTGGTCAGGGCGACCAGGGGCTACG GCTTGGCCATCAGTAATGGAGAGCGTTGGAAGCAGTTGCGTCGCTTCACCCTGTCCACGCTCAGAGACTTTGGCATGGGGCGGAAGGGGATGGAGGATTGGATCAAAGAGGAGAGCAGACACCTGGTGGACCGCATCACTAGCACTAAAG CAAGTCCCTTCGATCCGACCTTCTTAATGAGCTGCACCGTCTCCAACGTGATCTGCTGCCTGGTGTTTGGTGAACGCTTCAGCTACGATAATGAACACTTCCTCAGCCTTCTGAAGATCATCTCACAGACGTTAAAACATTTCAGCAGCCCTGTCGGCCAG CTGTACAACGTCTTCCCCTGGCTGCCGGACCGACTTTCGAGGCGGCATCGTGCTGCTTTCAACGACATTGAAAAGCTCCGCAAGTTCATCATGGAGAAGATCCTGGAGCACCAGGACACCATGAACCCTAGCTCCCCCAGAGACTACATCGACTGCTTTCTGACACGACTCAAACAG GAGAAGGACAATCCCACTTCTGAGTTTACACTTGAAAACTTGGAGTCCACTGTATTGAATCTGTACCTGGCAGGAACGGAGACAACCAGTACAACCATCAGATTTGCACTGAGCGTGCTCATAAAATACCCTGACATACAAG AGCACATGCAGCAAGAGATTGCCTCTGTCATTGGGTCAGAACGTTGCCCAAATATGGAAGACAAGAAGTCCCTCCCCTTTACGGATGCAGTGACCCATGAAGTCCAGAGGCTTCTGGACATCGTCCCAATGAATCTCCCTCACTATGCTGAGCATGACATCTCATTCAGGGGCTATGACATCCCCAAG GGCACCATGATCATTCCCATGTTGCACTCTGTTCTGAGAGAAGAGAAACACTGGGAAACCCCCTGGTCCTTCAATCCCCAGCACTTCCTGGACCCGGATGGCAACTTCAAGAAGAACCCTGCATTTCTTCCATTCTCAGCAG GGAAGAGGTCCTGTGTGGGAGAGTCTCTGGCCCGGATGGAGATCTTTCTCTTCATGGTGTCTCTGGTGCAGCGGTTCACCTTCAGCTGTCCATCAGGACCAGAGCACATCGACCTCAGCCCAGAGCACAGCAGCTTCGCCAGTCTGCCGCGCACCTACCACATCGTCGCCACGCCACGCCAAaactga
- the LOC130405937 gene encoding cyclin-dependent kinase-like 1, with the protein MEKYEKLSKIGEGSYGVVFKCRHRDSGQVVAIKKFVESEEDPVIKKIALREIRMLKQLKHVNLVNLLEVFRRKRRLHLVFEFCEQTVLNELDKHPRGVPEGQLKSIVWQTLQAVNFCHRHNCIHRDVKPENILLTKTGVIKLCDFGFARILTGPGDDYTDYVATRWYRAPELLVGDTQYGPPVDVWALGCVFAELLNGNPLWPGRSDVDQLYLIRKTLGDLIPRHQQVFHSNVFFSGVSIPEPDTMEPLEKRFHVVSPHALQVMKSCLVMDPCLRLSCEAILELPYFQEEGAAPWGREGERPGRRSDKGSRRRQAGAQYLPHLPSSNISPAPEVKKQVRHKYDHHLPNI; encoded by the exons ATGGAGAAATATGAGAAATTGTCTAAGATCGGAGAGGGTTCCTACGGCGTGGTGTTCAAGTGCAGACACCGGGACAGCGGACAGGTGGTCGCCATCAAGAAGTTCGTGGAGTCCGAGGAGGATCCCGTGATCAAGAAGATAGCCTTGCGAGAGATACGCATGCTCAAG CAACTGAAGCACGTCAACCTGGTGAACCTGCTGGAGGTGTTCAGGAGGAAGAGACGGCTCCACCTGGTCTTTGAGTTCTGCGAGCAGACGGTCCTCAACGAGCTGGACAAGCACCCCAGGGG GGTTCCTGAGGGCCAGCTAAAAAGCATTGTCTGGCAGACGCTGCAGGCAGTCAACTTCTGCCACAGACACAAT tgCATCCACCGTGACGTCAAACCAGAGAATATCCTCCTCACCAAGACCGGTGTCATCAAGCTGTGTGACTTCGGCTTTGCACGCATTCTAA CTGGTCCCGGAGATGACTACACAGACTACGTGGCAACCCGCTGGTACCGGGCCCCTGAGCTGCTGGTGGGGGACACCCAGTACGGGCCCCCCGTGGACGTGTGGGCCCTGGGGTGTGTGTTCGCCGAGCTGCTCAACGGCAACCCCCTCTGGCCCGGAAGGTCCGACGTGGACCAGCTCTACCTCATCAGGAAGACCCTAG GGGACCTAATACCGCGGCATCAGCAAGTGTTCCACTCCAACGTTTTCTTCAGTGGTGTCAGTATCCCGGAACCCGACACGATG GAACCTCTGGAGAAACGCTTCCATGTGGTTTCTCCTCACGCCCTCCAGGTCATGAAG TCCTGCCTGGTGATGGACCCCTGCCTCAGGCTGTCCTGCGAGGCCATCCTGGAGCTCCCCTACTTCCAGGAGGAGGGGGCCGCGCCCTGGGGCCGTGAGGGGGAGAGGCCTGGCCGAAGGAGCGACAAGGGCTCTCGCCGCAGACAGGCAGGG GCTCAGTATCTGCCTCACCTACCAAGCAGTAACATCTCCCCAGCCCCAGAGGTGAAGAAACAGGTCAGGCATAAATACGACCATCATCTGCCCAACATTTAA